Proteins encoded by one window of Sorangium aterium:
- the nrdR gene encoding transcriptional regulator NrdR — protein sequence MKCPFCGHLEDRVIDSRAGGAGEVIRRRRECASCERRFTTYERVEDILPTVVKKDGRRESFDRQKLVRGLRIACNKRPVSTDQIEAIADAIEREAQESERREILSTELGERVMNHLRTLDEVAYVRFASVYRSFRDIDQFMVELGKLVKAKAP from the coding sequence ATGAAGTGCCCATTTTGCGGCCATCTCGAGGACCGGGTCATCGACTCCCGCGCTGGCGGCGCGGGTGAGGTGATCCGGCGTCGGCGCGAGTGCGCCTCGTGCGAGCGCCGGTTCACGACGTACGAGCGCGTCGAGGACATCCTGCCGACGGTCGTCAAGAAGGACGGTCGGCGCGAGTCGTTCGACCGGCAGAAGCTCGTGCGAGGGCTGCGGATCGCGTGCAACAAGCGGCCCGTGTCCACCGATCAGATCGAGGCCATCGCCGACGCGATCGAGCGCGAGGCGCAGGAGTCGGAGCGGCGGGAGATCTTGTCGACCGAGCTGGGCGAACGGGTCATGAACCACCTGCGTACCCTCGATGAGGTCGCCTATGTCCGGTTCGCAAGTGTTTATCGTTCCTTCCGGGACATTGACCAGTTCATGGTCGAGCTTGGCAAGCTTGTGAAGGCCAAGGCGCCCTAG
- the def gene encoding peptide deformylase codes for MAIRTILHYPDPRLRQKAQPVGDITPEITKLIDDMAETMYAAPGVGLAATQIGEPHRVFLVDIAADNEPSNLLVFINPEIVRQEGQLTGPEGCLSFPGISEDIKRAERVTVRARGRDGATFEIAADGLLAVAVQHELDHLDGVLMIDRMGTLKKRIVQRKMQKRGAEAAS; via the coding sequence ATGGCCATCCGCACCATCCTCCACTATCCCGACCCGCGCCTGCGCCAGAAGGCACAGCCGGTCGGGGACATCACGCCCGAAATCACGAAGCTTATCGACGACATGGCCGAGACCATGTACGCGGCGCCCGGCGTCGGCCTTGCGGCCACGCAGATCGGGGAGCCACACCGCGTCTTCCTCGTTGACATCGCCGCGGACAACGAGCCGAGCAACCTCCTCGTGTTCATCAACCCGGAGATCGTGCGCCAAGAGGGGCAGCTGACCGGCCCCGAAGGGTGCCTCTCGTTCCCTGGCATCAGCGAGGACATCAAGCGAGCCGAGCGCGTCACCGTCCGCGCCCGCGGCCGCGACGGGGCGACGTTCGAGATCGCGGCCGACGGCCTGCTCGCCGTGGCCGTCCAGCATGAGCTCGACCACCTCGACGGCGTGCTGATGATCGACCGGATGGGCACGCTCAAGAAGCGCATCGTCCAGCGGAAGATGCAGAAGCGCGGCGCAGAAGCCGCGAGCTGA
- the fabF gene encoding beta-ketoacyl-ACP synthase II — translation MERVVITGIGLATPNGLGTQATWQSLLAGQSGIAPITLFDASTFPTRFAGEVKGFVPEEYIPKKKVKEMGRFAQLSVAASQMCMQDSGIELTDEDRDQCGTFIGVGLGGLEYLFQHSITLHEKGPHKVSPYFIPTVIANLAAGQVALSLDLRGASYCNTSACSSSAHSLGEAFEWIRRGRSHIMLTGGAEATITGLGIGGFCAMFALSRRNDEPQRASRPWDKGRDGFVCSEGAGSLLLESLSHAKKRGAKIYAEVVGYGASCDAYHITKPAPDGAGAQRAMKMALDDAKLAPDAIDYINAHGTSTPQGDIEETRAILKTFGDHAASKRLWVSSTKSAMGHLLGGAGGVEAAVCALALRHGAVPPTLNLDDPDPECTLDYVPFTSRERRLKHVMSNSFGFGGTNVSLVFSQFDG, via the coding sequence ATGGAACGCGTTGTCATCACCGGCATCGGGCTCGCTACGCCCAACGGCCTCGGGACGCAGGCCACCTGGCAATCTTTGCTGGCTGGTCAGTCGGGTATCGCACCCATCACCCTCTTCGACGCGAGCACGTTTCCCACGCGCTTCGCCGGCGAGGTGAAGGGCTTCGTGCCTGAGGAGTACATCCCCAAGAAGAAGGTGAAGGAGATGGGCCGCTTCGCCCAGCTCTCCGTCGCCGCATCGCAGATGTGCATGCAGGACTCGGGGATCGAGCTCACCGACGAGGACCGCGATCAGTGCGGCACGTTCATCGGTGTCGGCCTCGGGGGCCTCGAGTACCTGTTCCAGCACTCGATCACGCTGCACGAGAAGGGGCCTCACAAGGTCAGCCCCTACTTCATCCCGACGGTCATCGCCAACCTCGCCGCGGGGCAGGTGGCGCTGTCGCTCGACCTGCGGGGCGCGAGTTACTGCAACACGAGCGCGTGCTCATCGAGCGCGCACTCGCTCGGAGAGGCGTTCGAGTGGATCCGCCGAGGTCGCTCGCACATCATGCTCACGGGCGGCGCGGAGGCGACGATCACGGGCCTTGGCATCGGCGGCTTCTGCGCGATGTTCGCCCTCTCGAGGCGCAACGACGAGCCGCAGCGGGCGAGCCGCCCCTGGGACAAGGGACGCGACGGCTTCGTCTGCTCCGAGGGCGCCGGGTCGCTGCTGCTCGAGTCGCTCTCCCATGCGAAGAAGCGCGGCGCGAAGATCTACGCAGAGGTCGTCGGGTACGGCGCCTCGTGCGACGCGTACCACATCACGAAGCCGGCGCCCGACGGCGCCGGGGCGCAGCGAGCGATGAAGATGGCGCTCGACGACGCCAAGCTCGCGCCGGACGCGATCGACTACATCAACGCTCACGGCACCTCGACCCCGCAGGGGGACATCGAGGAGACCCGGGCGATCCTCAAGACGTTCGGCGATCACGCGGCGTCGAAGCGCCTCTGGGTGAGCTCGACGAAATCCGCGATGGGCCACCTGCTCGGGGGCGCAGGTGGGGTCGAAGCGGCGGTCTGCGCTCTCGCGCTGCGCCACGGCGCCGTGCCGCCGACGCTCAACTTGGACGATCCCGACCCCGAGTGCACCCTCGACTACGTGCCGTTCACCTCTCGCGAGCGCCGCCTGAAGCATGTGATGTCGAATTCGTTCGGGTTCGGTGGCACCAACGTGTCGCTCGTGTTCTCCCAGTTCGACGGCTGA
- the ribD gene encoding bifunctional diaminohydroxyphosphoribosylaminopyrimidine deaminase/5-amino-6-(5-phosphoribosylamino)uracil reductase RibD: MSAKPPSPDPELDVAMMRLAIEEAHKAMPSPNPPVGAVVLNAAGEVVAVAHHARAGEEHAEGLALAAAGDAARGGTLYVTLEPCNHEGRTPPCVDAVLSAGIKRVVVGAPDPNPAVVGGGAQRLSDAGLAVEMGVAGAEARALIAPWTKFITTGIPHITLKLALSLDGRIATRTGASKWVTGPEARAKVQELRSRHDAVAIGIGTALADDPRLTLREPALAPGGRSPIRLVFDTRLRLPLHTRLAQTAREVPTWVLTGADAPEEAEQVLVDAGCVVLRAPTSAEGRVDVTAAMRLCASQGIVSILVEGGAELAGSLLASRLPDELHAFVAPILLGPRGRPGAVDWAGPDTPGDAPRIVDPRWELCGRDAYVNGPLAFPARS; encoded by the coding sequence ATGTCTGCGAAGCCCCCCAGCCCCGATCCCGAGCTCGACGTCGCGATGATGCGCCTCGCCATCGAGGAGGCGCACAAGGCGATGCCGTCGCCGAACCCCCCGGTCGGCGCGGTGGTGCTGAACGCCGCAGGGGAGGTCGTCGCCGTCGCGCACCACGCGCGCGCGGGCGAGGAGCACGCGGAGGGGCTGGCGCTCGCGGCCGCCGGCGACGCGGCGCGCGGCGGGACGCTCTACGTGACGCTGGAGCCCTGCAACCACGAGGGGCGCACGCCGCCCTGCGTGGATGCGGTGCTGAGCGCCGGCATCAAGCGCGTCGTTGTCGGCGCGCCCGATCCGAACCCTGCGGTCGTCGGCGGCGGGGCGCAGCGGCTCAGCGACGCCGGGCTCGCCGTGGAGATGGGCGTGGCCGGCGCCGAGGCTCGCGCGCTGATCGCGCCCTGGACCAAGTTCATCACGACGGGCATCCCCCACATCACGCTCAAGCTCGCCCTGTCGCTGGACGGTCGCATCGCGACCCGCACGGGCGCCTCGAAGTGGGTCACCGGCCCCGAGGCGCGCGCCAAGGTCCAGGAGCTCCGCTCGCGCCACGACGCGGTGGCGATCGGGATCGGCACGGCGCTCGCCGACGACCCTCGGCTCACCCTGCGCGAGCCTGCGCTCGCGCCCGGGGGGCGGAGCCCCATCCGGCTCGTCTTCGATACGCGGCTCAGGCTGCCGCTCCACACGCGCCTCGCCCAGACGGCGCGGGAGGTGCCGACCTGGGTGCTCACGGGCGCCGACGCGCCCGAGGAGGCGGAGCAGGTGCTCGTCGACGCTGGCTGCGTCGTCCTGCGCGCGCCAACCTCGGCGGAGGGCCGGGTCGACGTGACCGCCGCGATGCGCCTCTGCGCCTCGCAGGGGATCGTCTCCATCCTGGTCGAAGGAGGCGCCGAGCTCGCCGGCAGCCTGCTCGCGTCGCGCCTGCCCGACGAGCTGCACGCCTTCGTCGCCCCGATCCTGCTCGGCCCCCGCGGCCGACCGGGCGCTGTCGACTGGGCCGGCCCGGACACGCCAGGCGACGCACCCCGGATCGTCGATCCTCGCTGGGAGCTCTGCGGCCGCGACGCGTACGTCAACGGCCCGCTTGCCTTCCCGGCGCGCAGCTGA